The sequence below is a genomic window from Lycium ferocissimum isolate CSIRO_LF1 chromosome 9, AGI_CSIRO_Lferr_CH_V1, whole genome shotgun sequence.
CCTGATGCTCATGTCCCAGTTatgaaattcaaatttcaagGAATATCTGTTGATCTCCTTTATGCAAGCATATCTCTTTTAGTTGTCCGTGAAGTAAGTTGGAACATTCCTCTTTTGGATTATATCCTTTACTTATTAGGTTATACCTACGTTGAAAAACGACAGAATTTAAAGGCCTCCTGTCGTAACTAATTCATCGAGAATTAGTCATTTTAGTTTTCATTTGATCAATGTGGATTTACAGCAGCTTCTTCATTAGTCTTGTTTAAATGTGTACTTTGTCTGCCTTATTTCATGTCCTTCCAAACTTTAGAGGTGTTCATGTAGTAGTTGAATATTATTACATGAGATTTGTGTGCTGAATTGCATTTAATTCGATCTTGTAATTCATATATTCACAGGATTTAGATATCTCAGATCGTTCTGTACTGTACGATGTGGATGAACCAACCGTTCGAAGTCTCAATGGGTGCCGGGTTGCCGATCAAATACTGAAACTAGTTCCTAATGCTGAGGTAAACCTACTTTCCTCTTGTGTTTTGGTGTCTATAAAAATTGAACTTCCATATTGATTTTCTCAAAATTATGCAGCACTTCCGCACAACTCTTAGATGTTTAAAGTTTTGGGCAAAAAAGCGCGGTGTTTATTCCAATGTGAGTTCTTACTCCCTTAACATCCTCACTGGTTTGTCTACAGTATTCATAAGCTGGTCAGTGTGTGAGCATGATTTTCTGCTTTCCCTCTGCACTCTTTTTTATTCAGGTTACCGGATTCCTTGGCGGTGTGAATTGGGCTCTTTTGGTTGCTCGCATTTGCCAATTTTATCCTAATGCACTCCCAAGTATGCTTGTTTCTAGGTTCTTCAGAGTTTATACACAATGGCGTTGGCCAAATCCAGTGATGCTATGCCCAATAGAAGAGGATGAGCTTGGTTTTCTTGTTTGGGATCCTCGCAAGAATCCAAAAGACCGAACCCATCATATGCCAATTATCACCCCTGCTTACCCTTGCATGAACTCTAGCTACAATGTCTCACCAAGTACTCTTCGAGTAATGATGGACCAATTTCAGTTTGGTAACAAGATTTGTGAGGTATAACGTAAAAATTCAGTGTTATTTTCTTCGTTTTTCATTCTACTGACGCATTTTGATTGGTAGCTTGCTGTTTTCACTTGGTTTTGTCATCCAGGAGATAGAGTTGAATAAAGCACAGTGGGCCGCGCTTTTTGAGCATTATCTTTTCTTTGAGGTCTACAAAAATTATCTGCAGGTTGACATTATAGCAGCCGATAATGATGATTTGCTAGCTTGGAAAGGCTGGGTGGAATCCCGGTTTCGACAACTAACACTTAAGGTGAGAATTGTAAGCactaatggaaaaaaaaaaaaaaccattttggCTTATTAGGGGAATCTCAGTGGTCCATTTGGTTGGTTTCCTCAACTTTCACCTTGTCAGTGAGGGTTCGATTCCCTGTCTTGTAATCCCTTCCCCTTTgccctatatttttttttttaaaaaaaaaaaaaaaaagctctaaTGGAAAAGGAAAGAATTCTGGGAGGGAAATCGTGATAATGATATTTTGTTTTCGTTGGTTTTATTATATCAATGAGAATTGTAAGCACtagagggaaaagaaaaagttcagAGAGGGAAAAATCCAATTCAGTTGTCATGATTATAACGCTGGAACTCATGTTTATCCTTTGATGCATTTCAGATAGAACGGGACACGAACGGGATGTTGCAGTGCCATCCGTATCCTAATGAATTTGTAGACTTATCTAAGTCATGCCCACATTGTGCTTTTTTTATGGGCTTGCAGAGGAAACAGGGTGTCAAAGTGCAAGAAGGACAACAGTTTGATATTCGTGGCACAGTCGATGAGTTTAAGCAAGACGTAAGCATGTACGCTTATTGGAGACCAGGCATGGATATCTATGTATCTCATGTTCGGAGGAGGCAAATTCCTCCTTTTGTCTTTCCAGATGGATATAAGAGACCGCGACAATCTAGGAACACAAGTCATAGTACTCCTGAGAAAGTTGCTAAAGGCTGCAGGTCTCCTGATGAAAGGCATCCAAAGAGGAAGCAGGAGGCTGACACAGTTCATGTATATTCGGGCAAACCAGGAAAGCGTGCTTCTATCAGTCCGCAGAGGGTAGGATCTGTTTCTCCTCTAGGTGGTTCTTGTTGGTCTGATGGATCATCACAGATAATCGTTTCTGATGAGTCACAGAGGGAGCTTGAGAGTTCTTGCCTACTGGGCAGCAGAAACGATGCCTCTCTGAGTGAGAGTTCCATTTGTACACCTGATAGTTTAAATTATACAATGTCAAGGGGTTCCACTTTATCCGGAGTTTCCAGAGAAGTTGATTTAGATAGTTCTAACACAAAATCCTTCCCAAGCAAGGAGGTGCTCAGTCAGTGTGAAGACATATGCGCTAGAGACGTCCAGACTTTTCAAGTCTTGCAGAATGATGAGAAGGCGGAGATTTTGGGATCACTTCATCAGGATAATGAACCATGCATTCAGACTGGTAGTGCAGAAAGTTCGGAAAGAATGACTGTATCAAATTCCAACATTCAGAACCTCAATTGCGAGGTGAGTTTCTCTGTCTGCGTGTTTCGGATCTTGAATTGTAGCTGATGGCAGTGatttatggaagtgatgaaGATTGTGAGAGCTAAGAGTCCTTTCAGGGTGATATGAGCTTGACCGATCAGATTTCGCAACTAGGGGATGGATGTTTAAGTAGGAATGGAGTATTGGGTAATGGCTTGGCCGAGAAGTCTCAGGTGGAGTGCAGAAGTCTCTTGTCCATTTTTACCAATTTCTCATCAAAGCTATATATCGTTTATGAGTTCCCATTATTatctttttcaaagaaaaagagTTTCCCATTATTACTGTTCAAATGCTTATTTTCCAGTGTTcaatctcattttctttttgttaggGTTATTATGACTTGAAGAGCTGGGCATATCATCAGTGTattggaaaattcatgaagttggtTTCTTTGATTGTAAGCGTGTCAAGATTCATCCCGATCTTGAAAATACTAGAGCTGGGGAATATGTCAGGATTTTGGATCGACATACTCGGCCTCTTGAAAAGCAATGCTTTtcattccctttttcttttttaaaaatcattggTATTTAAATTTGATTCGTTTACTCAGCGTGCGTCTAACCAATACATGGTGGTGTGTCCCCCGCTAGCTGTCTAATTCTCTTATTAGCTAGGAAACATGGGTTATACACATCTTGCTTAGACTTCTTCTGCATCTGGCCTTATAGTTGGTATTTTCAGGATGAAGAGCTTACTGattataattttttgttttctagCCAAACCATTCTCTCGCAAGGGCAATGGAACCGCAGGATGGAGCAAGCCCAGAGGCTGTGCAAGAGGCTGCAATAAGGCATGTGTTTCTGAGGACCTGTGCTTTATGATTTGATAGGCTATGTTATCTTTATGCTTTCTTGCTTTGTTCCTGTCATGGTTTCTCTCTAGCAGGTTGAGTCTGGAATCAACAGCTTGAATTTTGGTGGACATTCCAAAGATTCGCGTGCTTCAAAGCAAGCGTGCCTGCTTTAAAGATGGTTGGATGAGGTGTTTGGATTAGTCTCCAAGCTCACATTTTAAAGTAAGAAGAGGTTGCAGATTATGGTGTGGATGGTCTTCAAGCCCCCAATTTGAAGTCGGATGAAGGAGTTTTAGTGATGAGAATCCGGCCTTTCTAATACCCCCTCCCCCCTTCCCCCTTCCCCCTTCCCCCtcaaaaagccaaaaaaataaaaaataaattaaaaggataaaaatgaagaaaaaaagaaaagaaaaggagatgTGCCTGCAGTGTATTGCTTATTGTTGCCGTCAAGAGCCAGCGTCAGAGAAGAGACCTTGAATAGTGTACACTCTCCTGGGTCTAATCTACTTCTTTTGTTATGAATCTCGTAGATGATGTGGAAAGAGGAAGTTGCATGTGATGTTAAAAAAAGGGAGCTGTAAAATAGGGTATTTGCCACTTTCTTCTTTCAAGGATCTATGAAGACTTGTCTTATATAGTGATGTAGCAAACCTTCAatgttggtactattttgttTAAGATGGTGTATTTGCAGTTACTATCCTATCATTTGCCCCTTTACCAGGAGATGAGAAAATTATCTTTATGGAGTTCAGACGTTTACTGGGGTTAAGGTCTCGACAGTCTTTTTTTCCTATCCAGATGGAGACATTATGGTTTTCCCAGAGCTTTGTCTCGATTTCCAAATGAAGAGTATCTAATAAAAGCACTTATACAAATGCTATCTTCCAATTTGGCTCTCGTAAAGTATTGAGTACATCCATATATTTGAACGGTGAAACGACACCAATGAAGCTCTGGCGAAAAGGGATGGGAAGGCCTCTCCATACCTGATGCGCTGTATGTTGTTATAGACCAAAAAGGAGCCGTATGTTGTTATAGATCCAAAAGGAGAGTCCAACAAAAAAGATTAGTCTGATAGGTGGAAGAGTCCATTTAGCCTATAAAACCATtaatatttctttctttgacCGATGAGGGAAATCGACACATAATAATTGCCCTCGCCTGAGAACCGTGGGTCTCTCACGGCTTGGCACCCATATTGGGTCTAGGCCGCCACTCGTGGGACACGGTGCCACACGCGTATTGACTGGCTCTGATACTAGTATATAGACCAAACGGGAGAGCTCAACCCAAAAGAGAACTCATTTAGCCTATAAACCTATTAATATTTCTCTCTTCAACCGATGAGGGACGATTGGCACATAACATATGTGCATGGGTGCAAGATTTAACAAAACAGAGATCGATGATTGCCAATGGAGGCAAACTTTATTTGATTTACAGGCAATGAGTAAATAGTACAATTAGGTACTGATGAATGAGGGCATCCTCAATCTTCATAAAGTCTTGGTTGGGGAGAGGAGGGTCAGGGATAGATAGAAGTGGTGTTACACCAAAGGCCAATCAATTCCAAAGTGCTCAAGAAGCATGACATAAGCATGGCATTCTTCATAGAGGTTTTCAATCATCAAGACAGGATATTGAGTTTTAGCACTGAAATAACTAGGAGCAACACAAAtgtcttttcttgtttttagtgAAATAGGATAagttttccttcttccaatAGGTCAACCAGTAATAAGGAGTATTATATTTTCAAGGGATCAAGTCCACGTCATATCATTTCTTTGGAAATGTTCGCTTACAACACGATGAAAGTGTTCGATTATAGCAGAACACACTAGCTCAAAGTCTTGTTATAAAAGACTAACAAGCTCTacaaatgaaaattttggagcAGTCTCTAGATAATTGATTTGATCTGTTCAAAAGGAATTAAgagttacaacatgctcaaacttATTACTCTTTTATGGACAATTCTCTATACATACTCTACTCtcattttactctgtttaatttttcaattttccacTTTCTGAAAACAAGCAAAAGTTAATGATGCATTTTGCTTGACCTACAAGCAGTGAACTAATACAGCTGTTAAAATCCAAGAGTAAACTAGAAAAAACAGTACATTCTTATTAGGAGTTTTCTATCCCTAGTACATACTCAAACTTGTAACTCACTTGGTGGCACTATTCTATGGACCTATATCCTATGATCATTATACAAGGACTCAGATTACATTGGCATCTCCATCTATCGCCAATTTTTCCACTGTCTGACTATCTCCATTTCCAATATTACACACTGGAAATTATTAGACCATCATCGCTATCATCTATTACCTTATTGGAATTAATACGCTTGTAGCTTGCAATATACTTTTCGCTGTTGTTTCCAAGCAGGGGAGCAACATCATACTCTGGATCTGGCGATTTTCCTCCAGAATTCCTAAAGAACTTGCATCGATGAAGTATCTGCAGAACCTCCTTCATGGAAGGCCTGCTTGTAGGTAAGTTGCTCGTGCATATAAGCCCGAGTCTGAACACAGTCTTCATTTCTTCCAAGTAACATGCTTCCTTGATATCTGTATCTAACATATTATCGATGGCATTGTTCTCTTCTCCGTGCTGCTTCCATGCCCATTCTGCCAGGCTCGTATGCTCTTCCCCGGAATTTGGTTGTCTTCCTGTCACTAGCTCCAATAAGACCACTCCGAAACTATAGATATCGATCTTCTCGTTCACTTTAGTTGTATAAGCATACTCTGTAATCAAACAGTAAATTCTGTTAGATAGTTTGTAGTATGTATGTAGTGAGATTGTCCCACGATGGAAGGCGAAATGAGTTTGATAAATATTAAAAGCCTGGGTATTTTCAGGTTTTATTTAAAACTTGAATTTAAATGGACAGGTGTGTTCCTAAAATAAGATGACTATTTAAAATAGTCACTTTTCTAACTCTATCAATTAGGCCTTCTTTCATGAAGTGGCTAAGAAAAATCTACAGGTATAAACATGAGTTTTGCTGTATCTCGAAGGGAATAACTTGTATTTTCCCAATCTGTATACGGGCAATATTTCTTTAAGGAAAATCAATTCTTTCACGCCTCAAAGTCATTTCTACTTCGATTATGTTTCCTATTTTTCTAACAAATTCTTCATTAGTCATACTTTCGATAATGTTAAAGAAATTGAGCTAAAGGGATCATTGCTATTACCTGGAGCTATATAACCAAAGGAACCTGCAACAGCAGACATGGTGTTTAGCTCTCCTTTCTTCTCTAAAATCTTGGCTAAGCCGAAATCAGCAATTTTGGCCGTGAAATCAGAATCCAACaagatattgcttgattttacaTCGCGATGAATGATTGGTGGAGAGCAATCATGGTGCATATAGCAAAGTCCTTGAGCAGCTCCAATGGCAATCTCCAATCTTTTTGGCCAATCCATGACTTTATTACTCAAGGTAATTCTCTTCTTTCCATGAAGCCATCTGTCAAGACTGTGATTTACCATGTACTCATAAACGAGCAACTTCGAATCCTCGCTTGAAATACAACACAATAACTTCACTATATTGGAGTGTCTAATAGATCCCAATATCTGAACCTCAGCCAAGAATTCTCTTTCTAAAATGTAGTCTACTTTCCTATCACTCCAAATCCTCTTCACAGCAACATATTCATTTGGTCTGCCAACGGAAATTTGGTACACCTTACCTGATCCACCGCTTCCAATCATGTTATTTTCTGTCAAACTAGACAAAATGTTTGCCTCAGTGAAATCCAACCTTTGGAATGAAGTTAACTTCCAGCTTGCAACATCGCGCTTGTGCTTCTTCCTCCTGTAGTCCCTAACCATGAACAAGGTCGATACAACGGAAAACAAGAAAACAGCGATTGCAAGGACTAAAATCAGGGCTAGAATTCGATGGGACAATCTTTTGGAATCGCTGACTTTGGCATTGCAACTCGGAAGAAATGGAAGCGAGTTAGTAGCACAAAGGCTGGGATTGTTCAAGAAACTGTTATCAAAGGCTAGGTTAGCAAATGCATCAGGGATTTTTCCGGTAAGTTGATTGGAAGATAGGTTAAGGCTAGTGATCCTTCTTACACCTAGTTGAGGTGAAATTGGACCTGAAAGTTGATTCTCAGACAAATCTAGTGCAACAAGATCGGGGACTAAACCGATAGCTGCTGGAATCTTGCCAGAGAGTTTGTTCCTGGCAAGATCCAAAATTGCTAAAGATTTCCATGATCTTATATTGGCTGGAATTTCTCCGGACAACGAATTACCATCAAGCTCTAGCCGTGTTAGCCAAGAAAGACTAGTCAATTCCACTGGAATCTGACCTGAAAATGAATTGTTATTTGCAAGAAGTACCACTAAACTAGCCCAAGAAGATATTCCCACCGGAATTTCACCAGAAAACTTGTTGTTATTGATCTCTAATCGCGTAAAATTGGATGCGACTTTGCTCGGTAGCTCCCCGGACAATGAGTTATCACTCAATATCAAACTTGTCATGTTAACCAAAGTCCAAACTCCAGATGGAATCTCGCCTGAAAACTGATTCTTATAGAGCTGGATTGTACGTAAAGTAGAACAAGTTTCCAGTGATTTTGGTATTTCACCGGATAAATTGTTAACATAAGCTACCACACCAAAGAGAGTTCCTCCAGCACACAAATGTTCTGGCAATTTTCCAGTGAATGAATTAAGTGAAACTTCAAAAGCTTCCAGCTTTGAATGAAGTCCCATTTCAGCTGGTAAACTCCCATTCAACTTATTCCTGTACATAGAGGTGGTAAAATTAGTCTATGAAAATCTGACCCGCCTAAGTTTGGGATGGTCACTAATCCGCTTGGGATGGTCACTAATCCGCCCATTCCATTAAAAAATTGTGATGACACATGAGAAATCTtgtcttaatatttttttttttttaaaaaaacatttttttttatatatgttatatatagccataataaataaaaaactttgTTAAGAgctaaaaaattataataaaacaaaaaaataaaataaaatttagtaaCAATTGAGTTGGTTGGATTATTACCCGCTTCTTAACCCATTATAGCCCAAGTAACTTTCGGGCAATAATCAACCCATTTATTATTGGAGacttacataaatatatacttcTGCCATCTAGTTTACCAAACACGGCAGAGGTATGCATTATCTATACACTTTGACTGTATAGGAATGTATATTACATTTATAGGTATGCATACtatatgtataggtatgtataatAAGTATAAACTATACGCTACCTATACACTATACACTATGTACATATTTTGTGAATTAGATGTTTAGTATAAACTATACGCTACCTATACACTATGTACATATTTTGTGAATTAGATGGCCAAATGGTATTTGGCTGTAATTTTCCCATTTATTAACTCATTTCATTTTACCCCGCTCAAATTCAGCTCAACGTGGCCGTTTGACATACCTGAACACTTTGATTTCCTTGAGAGTTGGAATGTTGGCTATGCTTTGTGGAATTGCTCCATACAATTGATTTGCAAACAGATTCAAAATCTCCAAATGTTTCAATTCTCCAATATTTTC
It includes:
- the LOC132029678 gene encoding receptor-like protein kinase 5, which produces MHYLLSHFPTNMFTGKQSLYLIILLINFIPIFVTSQTPTTTELNTLLKIKHQWGNPKSLNSWNSTSMPCNWPEIECSNDGKVTGILLQEKDITSQIPSSICELKNLTFLNLSLNYLPGKFPTFLYHCSNLEHLDLSQNFFVGSIPEDIHKLKKLKYLNLGGNNFTGNIPSAIGNLTELESLYMHMNLFDGTFPVEIGNLMNLENLGLAFNEFFPARIPLEFGKLKKMKYFWMRDTNLIGEIPESFGDFESLEHIDLAYNNLEGEIPSGLFLLENLTYVYLYRNRLSGLIPETFNSSKLIELDVSSNNLTGTIPENIGELKHLEILNLFANQLYGAIPQSIANIPTLKEIKVFRNKLNGSLPAEMGLHSKLEAFEVSLNSFTGKLPEHLCAGGTLFGVVAYVNNLSGEIPKSLETCSTLRTIQLYKNQFSGEIPSGVWTLVNMTSLILSDNSLSGELPSKVASNFTRLEINNNKFSGEIPVGISSWASLVVLLANNNSFSGQIPVELTSLSWLTRLELDGNSLSGEIPANIRSWKSLAILDLARNKLSGKIPAAIGLVPDLVALDLSENQLSGPISPQLGVRRITSLNLSSNQLTGKIPDAFANLAFDNSFLNNPSLCATNSLPFLPSCNAKVSDSKRLSHRILALILVLAIAVFLFSVVSTLFMVRDYRRKKHKRDVASWKLTSFQRLDFTEANILSSLTENNMIGSGGSGKVYQISVGRPNEYVAVKRIWSDRKVDYILEREFLAEVQILGSIRHSNIVKLLCCISSEDSKLLVYEYMVNHSLDRWLHGKKRITLSNKVMDWPKRLEIAIGAAQGLCYMHHDCSPPIIHRDVKSSNILLDSDFTAKIADFGLAKILEKKGELNTMSAVAGSFGYIAPEYAYTTKVNEKIDIYSFGVVLLELVTGRQPNSGEEHTSLAEWAWKQHGEENNAIDNMLDTDIKEACYLEEMKTVFRLGLICTSNLPTSRPSMKEVLQILHRCKFFRNSGGKSPDPEYDVAPLLGNNSEKYIASYKRINSNKVIDDSDDGLIISSV